A single Candidatus Eisenbacteria bacterium DNA region contains:
- the rpsU gene encoding 30S ribosomal protein S21, whose translation MPGIRVKDGESFESALRRFKKKCEKAGVLADLRRHQHFEKPSERRKRKMNAAKRKNMARRSQEI comes from the coding sequence TTGCCCGGTATCAGGGTGAAGGACGGTGAGTCCTTCGAGAGTGCCCTGCGTCGTTTCAAAAAGAAGTGTGAGAAGGCCGGAGTCCTCGCCGACTTGCGTCGCCATCAGCATTTCGAGAAGCCGAGCGAACGACGTAAGCGCAAGATGAACGCGGCCAAGCGCAAGAACATGGCGCGCCGTTCGCAGGAGATTTGA
- a CDS encoding CvpA family protein produces the protein MFAGFSWLDWALIVLVAAFAVRGALQGFVTQFFALIGLFAGVWVTGWVAQWVGAHWIGARPAVIFWLLRWLVASLSGFAVLAVCQWWGGKLGETTRKSAWSTFDRIIGVPVGVVMGVAIAAFALLAAIRAFPAPRAEDRVASARLAPRLLHEVASVTASGSRFLPGHEWLGRQFAMADRRVRERRAGSTNVSGS, from the coding sequence ATGTTCGCAGGATTCTCGTGGCTCGACTGGGCGCTGATCGTCCTGGTCGCGGCGTTCGCGGTGCGAGGTGCGCTGCAGGGATTCGTCACGCAGTTCTTCGCGTTGATCGGACTGTTCGCCGGCGTGTGGGTCACGGGTTGGGTTGCACAGTGGGTCGGGGCACATTGGATCGGTGCCCGACCCGCTGTGATTTTTTGGCTGCTGCGATGGCTCGTCGCTTCGCTGTCGGGCTTCGCGGTGCTCGCCGTGTGCCAGTGGTGGGGCGGCAAGCTGGGAGAAACCACGCGCAAGAGCGCATGGAGTACGTTCGACCGGATCATCGGAGTTCCGGTCGGAGTCGTCATGGGAGTGGCGATCGCCGCATTCGCGTTGCTGGCCGCGATCCGTGCGTTCCCCGCTCCGCGCGCGGAGGATCGCGTCGCCTCGGCGCGCCTGGCGCCGCGGCTGCTGCACGAAGTAGCGAGCGTGACCGCGTCGGGATCTCGCTTCCTGCCGGGGCACGAGTGGCTGGGACGCCAGTTCGCGATGGCGGATCGGCGGGTTCGCGAACGGCGCGCCGGTTCGACGAACGTTTCGGGATCCTGA